DNA sequence from the Rhizobium lusitanum genome:
TTCGAGAGCATCATCAGCGGCCGCCGATGACCATCAATCCGCTGCCGCCGATGGCATCGAGGCAGAATTTCAGGCCGGAGCTGACGCTCGCCCAACGTTTGGCGGCCATCGCCTCGGTGGCACTGTCCTGGGCGAAGAGGCAGAAGCCGAAGCCACGCGGCGACAGGTTGTTTGCCAGCGCCGGCAGGGCGACGAGCGCGCTCTCGGCCGGATAGGACGTATTCCACAGGTCGACGACCACGAGATCGAACTTGATGTCCTCGCTGATCTGCCTTGTGTCGGGGAACGCAGCGGAGAATTCCTCGAAATTTATGCTGGTTGCTTCGGATTCGATGATGGAAATGCCCTCGGTCAGGCCACTGGCCACGAAGCGAGCGTCCATATCGCCGACCTGTTCGGGCGAAAGACATAGGCAGTTCAGCCCGGCATCGAGGCCGGAGAGAATGGATGCCAGCGCCAAAGCCGAGCGCGGAGCGCCGATATGCAGGATATTCGGGGTATCGCCCCTGCTGAGGGCTGCGCGGCGAAGCGCCCAGATCTGCATCGGCGTCAGCATATCGCGACCGGCCGCGGATTGCGCGTCGAGCAAGGTCGGATAGCCGGCGACCAGGATCTGGCCCGCTGTCTCCTGCCAGGCTTGCGATGCATCGGTGGCAACGCGAGTAGCCGGCGCACGATGTTCGGCGGCAACGTTGGCCACCACCGGCGTCGCGGCTGTCTTTGCCGGCCGGGTCAGCGGCAGCGGCGGCTTGTTGAATACCTCCTGCGCAGAACGCTGCTGCGTGGTGGAATTCAGCCCGCGCGACTGCGGATCGAGATTGTGGTGCGAATAGGGATTGGTCGCCGTGTAACGATGGGCATTCACCGGGATGAATTCATAACGGCGGGTCTGATCGAGTATGGGCAGGGCAAGGGCGATGTCGCAGGCCGCCATGAACCATTGTCCGGCATCGTCGCGCAAATAGCCCTCGGGAACATTGTCCAACAGCGATGCGCGGAAGCTGAAGAGATGGCTGGTCTTCCAACCTTGCCTGCGCGGCGAAAGGTTGGGATCGAGAGCACCATTCCCGCCGACCCCGCCGCCATCGGTGACGAAGTTTGTCCAGACGACATCCTGCCCGCCGGCATAGCTCTCAGACATCCGCTCCAGGATAGTCGGAATGATCAACTGGTCGTCGCCGTCGAGCATGGCGATGAACTCGGCCATCTTGGTGCGCGGCCTCAGATGCTCCCAGACGTTGCGCGATTTTCCGAGGCGCGTTTCGTTGCGGATGAAGGTGTGGCGATTGGGGAAAAGATCGTTGAGCAGCGCCGCTGCGATAACACCGGTGTCGTCGTCGGAGCGATCGTCGATAAAGAGGACGTGCAGATCGTCAAGCGTCTGCCTGGAAAGGCTCGCCAGGGATTGCCTGACATACATTTCGCAATCGCGCGCCGTCATGAAGATCAGCGCTTTTGCCTCGCTTGCAATTTCCGTCATCGATGTTCGAAGCCCCAATCCGACAATCCGCATACGGAGGATAAAATCCCCCGCGATGTGGATTAGCGATTGTGGCTGGTTCCAACCTTACGCCTCATTGCGCTCAGCCCGGCAGCGATTGCGTCACCGCGATGATCGGACCGAGCGGAAATAGGCCATCCCGCCTTTGCCATTCCGGAATATCGAGGCTGGAAATGCTGCCATCAAGGAAAAGCGCATTGGCGCAGCCGAGATCGTCGCGAAACAGGGTTGCGAAATCATGGAAGCGGACGAAACCGTCGGACACGGCAAAGACGACCTTGCCATCCGCCGAGACGCCAACACCGTTGCGCATCTTGAAACTGGTGCTGTTGGCAAGGAATGATGGATGCAGCTTGCCGTCGATCAGCAGCATCGGTCCGGATTGGGTCGCATAGAATGGCTTGATGCCGGAGGCAAGGAAGGCCTTGCTCTCCATGACGCCGGCGCGGCCCGGCTGGATATAGAAGACACCGTTGGGCAGGAGATGAAAATTGCCCCAGCCTTTGTTGGTATTGATCGCCTTTAACTGCTTGCCTGCCTCGACATAGAGGCCGACCGGTGAAAGATCGTCCTGATACATGCCGCCGTTCATCGCGAAACGCACGAAGAGGCGGTTCTGGTGGAGATCGCTTTCGAGCGCCCGGAACGAACCGTAAGGTTTGCCGCCGTGGTCATATTCATAAAGCTGGATGCCGTCGATGGCGGGATCGAAGGTGCAAACGGTGTAGCTATCACCGAGATGCAGAACCTTGCGGCAGGCCTCGTCGGCAAATGCCGTGGTGGCGCAGGCAAGAATGGCAAGCACGGTCAGCAATCGAATCAAGCGACAACTCCGGAGAAAATTTCGGCAACGCTAAAGCGCATCGCAAATACGGCGAAAGAAGGGGCGCCCTCGCCTTTCTAAGGCTGGAGCGCCGCCATGTGAAAGCGCAAGCTGCGCCGGCGAATAGCGATAGTTGGCTCCTACGGGACAGGCGTTGCGCGCCAGACAGCCACCGGACACACAGCCGGCCTGGCCCGCATCCGTTCTGAGATGCGATCGACAGTCCGCTACATCGAATCCAGCGGATGTGACCGCACCGACGGGACAAGCCGTCAGGCACGGCTTTTCAACGCAATGATCGCAAGGATGCGCAGCAACCTCGGCTGGCTCCACTGCCTCGATAGCATCGGCAAACCCCAAGGCGCCGCGATAGCCATGCCACAGACCATATTCCGGATGGATCAGAATGCCGAGCGGCGATGCCTTCAAGCCTTCCGCCTGCATCGCCCAACGTTGAAACGGCTGCCAAGGCGGATCGGACGGAAAATAGGCAGTCGCAGCCAAGGCTGTGGCAATCGGTTGGATGATCGCCTTCGACCAGTCGTCAAGTGGGTCGCCGCGGCCGGCGTTTTCCGGCAATTGCCGCCAGCGCGAGAACGGCGGCCAGATCGAGCCGCCGATATTGCCGAGCAGCATCACGCTTCGTGCCGGCGTCCCATCGCGCAATAACGGCCCCGCGCCTTCGTCAAACCATACCAGGCCACGAACAAAAACTCCGTGGGCGCCAAGCACCGCACGGAGTTTTCCGATAATAGGGGAGCCGCTGATCATCGCGGCCCCTTATATTGATAGTGCGGTCGCCAGACTTCCTTCTGGATCAGATCGGCAACGCGTACTGCACCGCCTTGCTCCCTGGCGGCATCGGGCTCTCTTCAAGTGAAGGCGTCCGGCATCGAATCCTTGCGCTCCCGGATATAGGCGAGCAGCGCTTCGTCGATGGCCGGATCGAGCGGTGGTGCTTCGTAATGGTCGAGCCAGGAACGGCAAAGCGCATTGGCGCGCTGCTCGACACGCTTTTCGCCTTCGATTTCCCATTGTTCGAATGAGTTGTTGTCGGCCAGAGCCGAGCGGTAGAAAGCGCTCTGGAAGTTCGCTTGCGTATGGGCGCAGCCGAGATAGTGGCTGCCGGGGCCGACTTCGCGGATGGCGTCCAGCGCCTGGCCGTTTTCGGAGAGATCGACGCCCTCGGCCATCTTCTGCATCATGCCGAGCTGATCCTGGTCGATCATGAATTTCTCGTAGGAGGAGACAAGACCGCCTTCGAGCCAGCCGGCCGCATGCAGCACGAAATTCGTGCCGGCAAGCAGCGTCATGTTCAACGTATTGGCCGATTCGTGTGCTGCCTGCGCATCCGGCACCTTGGAGGCGCAAAGCGAACCACCGGTCCGGAACGGCAGGCCAAGACGCCGGGCAAGCTGGGCTGAACCATAAGACACCAGCGACGGCTCCGGCGTACCGAAGGTCGGAGCGCCCGACTGCATCGAAATGGACGCGGCAAAGGTGCCGTAAAGCACCGGAGATCCCTTGCGGATCAGCTGCGTGAAGGAGGCGCCGGCCAGCACTTCGGCCAGGATCTGCGTCAACGTACCCGCGACTGTCACCGGGCTCATCGCACCGGAGAGGATGAAGGGCGAGACGACGGAGGCCTGGTTATGCCGTGCATAGACCTTCAACGCACCGAGCATGGTCTCGTCGAACACCATCGGCGAGTTGGCGTTGATCAGGTTCAGCGTCACGCAATTGTTTTCGACGAAATCGTCGCCGAAAACGATCTTCGCCATGGCAATCGTGTCCTCGGCGCGCTCCGGCGCGGTGACCGAGCCCATGAACGGCTTGTCGGAATATTTGATATGGCTGTAGATCATATCGAGGTGGCGCTTGTTTACGGGGACGTCGACAGGCTCGCAGACCGTACCGCCTGAAGAATGTATCGACGGCGCCATATAGGCGAGCTTCACGAAATTGCGGAAATCCTCGATCGTCGCATAACGGCGATTGCCTTCGAGATCGCGGACGAAGGGCGGTCCATAAACCGGCGCGAAGATCGTCGCTTTGCCGCCGACATGGGCGTTGCGGTCGCTGTTGCGCGCATGCCAGGTGAATTCCTTCGGCGCGGTCTTCAAAAGCTCGCGGCAGAGCCCCTTAGGGAAGTGCACCCGCTGCCCCTTAATGTCGGCACCGGCTTCCTTCCATAGCGCCAGCGCTTCGGCGTCATCACGAAACTCGATGCCGATTTCCTCGAGTATGGTGTCGGCATTGCGCTCTATGAGCTGCAGGCCCTCCTCGTCCAGCACCTCATAGACGCCGATTTTCCGGACGATATAGGGAAGCGACAGGCCTGGCCCGCCGCCGCTGCGCGATGCGCGCCGTGCGGCCGCGCCTCTGCCCTCGCCGCGCGAACGCCGCCCACCACCATCACCGCCCGCGGCCGGTTGCTCAATGATATCGTCCATGATGCTTCCTCACTCCTCCGCATGAATACGCCTATTCTGCCCCATGCTACCCTATTCCGTCGCACGGACATTCCTTTATGCGCCAGCGACTAGCATAGGACAGACATGGACAAGGCGGAATTGCCTCATTTCCATCCGTCGCGATTTATCCGCGCAACGTCGCTTTCGAAAAGAATTTTGTCATCGTTGAGGTTTATCGCTTATTGAGGCAGTATTTTATACAAGCCTCTGATGCACTGCACGAAAATGGGATGGAGCGCATGTCTGACGACGAAATCATTCTCTCTGAACTTTCTGATGAGGAACTCGTGCAGCAGATGCATGATGACCTGTACGACGGACTGAAGGAGGAAATCGAGGAAGCGACCAAGATCCTCCTCGAACGCGGCTGGACGCCCTATGATGTCCTGACGCAAGCGCTCGTCGAGGGCATGCGCATCGTCGGCATCGATTTCCGCGATGGCATCCTCTTCGTGCCGGAAGTGCTGCTTTCCGCCAATGCGATGAAGGCCGGCATGTTTATCCTGCGGCCGCTGCTGATAGCGACGGGCGCACCGAAGCTCGGCAAGATGGTGATCGGCACAGTCAAGGGCGACATTCACGACATCGGCAAAAACCTTGTCGGCATGATGATGGAGGGCGCAGGTTTCGACGTCATCGACCTCGGCATCAACAATCCTGTCGAAAACTATCTCGATGCCATCGAGCGCGAACAGCCCGACATTCTCGGCATGTCGGCACTGCTGACGACGACCATGCCCTACATGAAGGTCGTCATCGATACGCTCAAGGAAAAGGGCATGCGCGACGACTACGTCGTTCTCGTCGGCGGCGCGCCGCTGAACGAGGAATTCGGCAAGGCAGTCGGCGCCGATGCCTATTGCCGCGATGCGGCCGTGGCGGTTGAAACCGCCAAGGACTTCATGAAGCGCAAGCACAACAGCCTGGCGGCCGGCGCCTGATCGCAACGAAATCCAAACTGGCGACAACCGAAAGGTTGCCGCCGGCCCATTGGCATCCCAAATTAGTTATTGGGCGGCCCTCTTGACGGTATGACCGGCATCTTCCGTCGCGTTGACGGCACTGGCCGTATCCCTGCCTACACCACGAATTGTGTTGGCGCATGAAGCGAGCAACATAAGGACAGCGCAGGCGGCGGCGATTTTGGTGAATGTCGGTGAAGTCATGATCGGGAACCCTCTCGGAATGGATATTGATCGGCAAAAGGTGGAGAAAAAGCCTCCGCTCAAGAAACGCGCAACATCGCAAAAGGTTCATGTGATCGCGTGCGGCGCAATCGCGCGCGAGATACTGGCAATCACCAGAATTAATAGTCTCGATCACATCGACCTGCACTGTCTTCCCGCGATCTACCATTCCTACCCACAGAAGATCGCACCCGCTTTGGAAGAAGCGATTGCAAAAACGCGCGCACGCGGCTTCGAGAGGATCTTCATCGGCTATGCCGACTGCGGGACCGGCGGTGATATCGACAAGATTTGCGAGCGCGAGGGTATCGAACGCCTCTCCGGCCCGCACTGTTATTCCTTCTTCAGCGGCAACGAGGCTTTCGCTGCACGCGAGGATGACATCACCTCGTTTTTCCTCACCGACTTTCTTGCCCGCCAATTCGAAGCCTTCGTCATCGTGCCGCTTGGCCTCGACCGGCATCCGAAGCTGCGGGACATCTATTTCGGCAATTACCGCAAGGTAGTCTATCTCTCGCAGGAAGAGGATCCGGCACTGCAGGAAAAGGCAAAAGCGGCGGCCTTCTATCTCGGCCTGGACTACGAATACCGCTTCACTAGCTATGGCGATCTTGCCCGTGAATTGCTGGCCGTCTGATTACGACATTCCATCCTATATCGCCGCTTGCAGCCTCCCCGCGATATCGCCATGTTGGACACCATCGAAGGCGTTGAATCGCGGCCGAAAAAACCCGCCGCCATGCGCGATGGTGAAGTTTATCGTCGCTTGTGAAGATGCTTTGCTTATAGCGTCGTTTTTCGGCATGCGCCGCGTCGTGGCGAGCGCAGTCCCGGGATCGGCGGACGTGCATTCTTGATCAAAGAGGAGAACTTGTGCATGGCGGATCGCATTGTCGTCTATTGGAGGGATATTCCGGCCCAGGTGATCATCAAGAAGGGGCGGCAGGCGGCCAAGCGCGAGCTGTCTCTGCGCTTCACCGAGGCGATCGATATGTGCGCCATGCGCACCGGCGCCGCTGAGACGGATGACTATCTGGCCGAATGGCGCAAGGCCGATCCTGTGCCTGTCTCCGACGACCTGGAAGCCGAGGCCGACAGGGCAGCAAGCGAACTCGAGGCCGCCTTTGACCGGGAGCGTCTCATTGCGTTGGTGAAGGCCGGGGGCCGCGACAATGGCTGATGCCGCCCAGAAACCGGGCAATGCCGCCCCGGGCGCGAAGGCCGCCAGCGGCGCCTATACGCCCGCCGGCGTCTCGCCGAACCGTCGCGCACGGCGCAAATACACCGTCCGTCTCTGGGCCGTGCGCCATTCGCGCTTCCTCGAATGGTTTTACCGCCGCTTTGCCGACGTTTTCCTGCTGCTGCATCCGCTCTGGAAAAAAATCGGCTACGAGCACGTCGAACGTCCCATCACGTTCATCGAGCGCAATGTGAAGGGCTTTCTGTTCGACTGTCGCATGTGCGGTCAGTGCGCGTTGTCGTCGACCGGCATGTCCTGTCCGATGAACTGTCCGAAGCAGTTGCGCAACGGCCCCTGCGGCGGCGTGCGCGCCAATGGCAATTGCGAAGTCGAACCGGACATGCCCTGCGTCTGGGTGCAGGCCTGGAACGGCTCGCGCAACATGGCCTTTGGCGATGCGATCCTCAACGTCCAGAAGCCGGTGAACCAGTCGCTACGCGAGACCTCTTCATGGTTGCGTGTCACGGCCGAAGCCGCTGCTGCACGTGAAGCGGCAAAAAAGGAAGCCTGATCGATGGCGCCTATCGATGAAAATCCGCTGGGCGCCCATCTGCCGCTCGATCCCCTCCCCGGCCATTCCTCGCTCGGGCGGCTGGAGCGCGTGCTCCGCCGCGGCGAGTTCGCTGTCACCGCCGAGCTGAACCCTCCCGATAGCGCCAACCCCGAAGATGTCTACGAACGCGCTGCAATCTTCTCCGGCTGGGTTGATGGCATCAACGCGGTGGATGCCTCCGGCGCCAATTGCCACATGTCCTCCGTCGGCATCTGCGCGCTGCTGACGCGCATGGGCTATGCCCCGATCATGCAGATCGCCTGCCGCGACAAGAACCGCATCGCCATCCAGGGCGATGTGCTGGGCGCTGCCGCCATGGGCGTCTGCAACATCATGTGCCTGACCGGCGACGGCGTGCAGGCGGGCGACCAGCCAGGCGCGAAGCCGGTTTTCGACCTCGACTGCATGTCGCTGCTCGAAACCGTGCGCGTCATGCGCGACAATGCGAAATTCCTCTCCGGCCGCAAGCTGACCTCGCCGCCGAAGGTCTTCCTCGGCGCTGCCATCAACCCGTTTGCGCCACCTTACGACTTCCGCCCCTATCGGCTCGCAAAGAAGATCGAGGCGGGCGCGCAGTTCGTTCAGAGCCAATATTGCTACGACGTGCCGATGTTCCGGGATTACATGAAGAAGGTCCGTGATCTCGGCCTGCACGAGAAATGCTTCATCCTGGTCGGTGTCGGTCCCCTGGCCTCGGCCAAGACTGCCCGCTGGATGCGCTCCAACGTGCCGGGCGTGCATATTCCGGATGAAATCATCAAGCGCATCGAAGGCGCACAGGATCAGAAGAAAGAGGGCAAGCAGCTCTGCATCGACATCATCAACGAGGTGAAGGAGATCGAGGGTGTGTCCGGCGTCCACGTCATGGCCTATCGCCAGGAAGAATATGTCGCGGAGATGGTGCATGATTCCGGCGTGCTGAAAGGCCGCCGGCCCTGGAAGCACGAAGCCAACCGCACCGATGCGCTGGTTGCCGAGAGACTGGAACGCATCCGCGAGGGCAAGGAAGAGAACCAGCAGGAAATGGCCGAAGCCGCCTCCCACCAACCGCCGCATCAGACGCATTGAAACGAGCGGCGGGCGGAGGAGCCCGGCCCGCTTGTAACGCCCATCGCGGCACGATAGATCTTCTCTATCGTGCCAACTGACCAGAGGATCAGACATGACGCGCACCATCGTTGCATCCGCCACTCGCGAAATCATCATCGGTTTCGACCAGCCCTTTTGCGTGATTGGCGAACGCATCAACCCGACGGGGCGCAAGAAGCTGGCCGCCGAGATGATCGAGGGCAATTTCGATACCGTCATCAGGGATGCGCTGGAACAAGTGGCCGCTGGCGCGACCATGCTCGACGTCAATGCCGGCGTCACCTCGGTCAACCCGAACGAGACGGAACCGGGCCTGCTGGTGCAGACACTGGAAATCGTCCAAGGTCTCGTCGACGTACCGCTGTCGATCGACAGCTCGGTAACGGCCGCTATCGAGGCGGCGCTAAAGGTCGCCAAGGGCCGGCCGTTGGTCAACTCTGTCACCGGCGAAGAGGAAAAGCTCGAAGCCATCCTGCCGCTGATCAAGAAATACGACGTGCCGGTCGTCGCCATTTCCAACGACGAGACCGGCATTTCCATGGACCCGGACGTGCGTTTCGCCGTTGCCAAGAAGATCGTCCAGCGCGCCATGGACTACGGCATCAAGCCTGAGGACATCATTGTCGACCCGCTCGTCATGCCGATCGGCGCGCTCGGCGACGCCGGCCGCCAGGTCTTCGCGCTGCTTCACCGCCTGCGCAACGAGCTGAAGGTCAACACCACCTGCGGCCTTTCCAACATCTCCTTCGGCCTGCCACACCGCCACGGCATCAATGCCGGCTTCATCCCGATGGTGATCGGCGCCGGTATGACCTCGGCGATCATGAACCCCTGCCGCCCGCAGGAAATGGAGGCAGTACGCGCCGCCAACGTGCTGAACGGCACCGACGCCAACTGCACCAACTGGATCATGACCTATCGCGACTACAAGCAAGCAGAAGGTGGTGTCGCCCCAACAGCTACGGCCCCCTCGGCTGGCGGTGGCGGACGACGTGGCGGACGTGCTGCACGCACCGGCACAAGCACAGCAAGGGAATAGCGATGACATATCCGAGCCGGAAGCTTTCCAACGATCTCGCCACATTATGGATCGAAGCACCCATGGTGATGGCGATGCGCATGCAACAGATGTGGATGACCGCGATGACCGGCGGCGGTGTCAACATGACGGAATTCAACCGCATGGTCTCGGAAAAGATGATGGCGGCGGCCGAGAGCGCCGTTGCCACCAATATCGCCATGACCCAGCAGAATATGGCGGCAATGACAAAGGGCGGCGGTGCCTCCTCACACCAAGCAGCCGCCGACGCAGTCGCTCAGGCCATGGTCAAGCCCTATAGCAAACGCGTTCGTTCGAACGTACGCCGCCTCAGCAAACAGAAAGGCTGATCCGTGGCTCAAGCCAGCGACAGCACGAATCCCCTCGTCCTTTTCATGCCCTCCGGCAAGCGTGGCCGTTTCGCGGTCGGCACGCCGGTTCTGGAGGCAGCAAGGCAGCTTGGTGTCTATGTCGAGAGCGTCTGCGGCGGCCGCGCGACCTGCGGACGCTGTCAGGTCTCCGTGCAGGAAGGCAATTTCGCCAAGCACAAGATCGTTTCCGCCAACGACCATCTCTCGCCGATCGGCCCGAAGGAAAAGCGCTACGCCGAGGTGCGCGACCTGCCGGACGGACGCCGCCTCTCCTGCTCGGCGCTGATCCAGGGCGATCTCGTCATCGACGTGCCGCAGGATACGGTGATCAATGCGCAGGTGGTCCGCAAGGCCGTCGACGAGCGCATTATCGCCCGCGATACGGCCGTGCACATGTGCTATGTCGAGGTCGAAGAGCCAGACATGCACAAGCCAACAGGCGATCTCGACCGGCTGAAGGCGGCATTGGCCGCCGATTGGAAATACGACAATCTCGAGGTCGATTTTCACATCATCCCGCAGGTGCAGTCGATCCTGCGCAAGGGTGAATGGAAAGTCACCGCCGCGATCCACAGGGATCATGAGAGCGATCCCCCACGCCTGATTGCGCTCTATCCGGGCCTCAAGAATGAAGCCTATGGCATCGCCTGCGATATTGGCTCGACCACAATCGCCATGCATCTTTCCTCGCTGCTGTCGGGCCGCACGGTGGCGTCCGCTGGCACATCCAACCCGCAGATCCGCTTCGGCGAAGACCTGATGAGCCGCGTCTCCTACGTGATGATGAACCCGGATGGCCGGCCCGCGATGACCAATGCCGTACGCGAAGCGCTGAACGGGCTGATCGACAAGGTCTGCGCCGATGGCGGCGTGTCACGCCAGGACATTCTCGACGCCGTCTTCGTCGGCAATCCAATCATGCATCACCTCTTCCTCGGCATTGACCCGACCGAACTCGGTGGAGCACCCTTCGCGCTTGCGGTTTCGGGTGCGGTGCATCTGACCTCGGCCGAAGTCGCATTGCCTATGAATGCGGGCACGCGGGTCTACATGCTGCCTTGCATCGCAGGCCATGTCGGTGCCGACGCTGCCGCCGCGACGCTGGCCGAAGGGCCGCACCGGCAGGATGAAATGATGTTACTGGTGGATATCGGCACCAACGCCGAAATCGTGCTCGGCAATCGCCACCGCGTCGTCGCGGCCTCCTCGCCCACCGGCCCCGCCTTCGAAGGCGCAGAGATTTCCAGCGGCCAGCGTGCGGCTCCGGGCGCGATCGAGCGCGTGCGCATCGACCCCGTGACGCTCGAGCCGCGCTACCGCGTCATCGGCATCGAACCATGGTCGGATGAACCCGGTTTTGCCGAGGCAGCCGCAACGGTCGGCGTCACCGGTATTTGCGGCTCGGCGATCATCGAGGTGGTCGCCGAAATGTTCCTCGCCGGTATCATCTCTGAAGACGGCGTCGTCGACGGAGGCATGATGGCGCGCTCGCCACGCATCCTGCAGAACGGCCGCACCTATTCCTATCTGCTGCGCGACGGCGAACAGCGCATTACAGTGACGCAAAACGACGTGCGCGCAATCCAGCTTGCCAAGGCCGCCCTCTATGCCGGCGTCAAGCTCTTGATGGATAAGCAGGGTATCGGTCACGTCGATCGCATCGGCCTTGCCGGCGCCTTCGGCACCTTCATCGATCCGAAATATGCAATGGTGCTCGGCCTGATACCGGACTGCGCCCTCGACAAGGTGAAAGCGGTCGGCAACGCCGCCGGGACCGGCGCGCGCATGGCGCTCCTCAACCGCGGCTATCGCCGCGAGATCGAGGAAACCGTCAGCAAAATCGAGAAGATAGAGACGGCGCTTGAATCAAAGTTTCAGGAGCATTTCGTCTACGCCATGGCGCTGCCGAACAAGGTCGATGCCTTTCCGGAACTGTCGAAGGTCATGACCCTGCCGGAACGCAAGCAGTCCGCCGATGATGCGGGCGGCGAAGGTGGCGGCCGCAGACGTCGCCGCAGCCGCGAGTAACTGTAAGCCTGCAATCTAGGGCTCGGGATAAGCCGTGCCATCCTTGTGCACGAACCGACCGTCGGCATTCGTGCTCATCATGTCGACGTCGGAGCAGGTGGTGACGTCGGCGGGCGAGCGCGTGCCGACTTCGAGATAAACCGCCATTGCGCCTGATTTGTTGATTATATGATGGCCATCGCCGGAGCCTTTCGGAAAGGCCGCACAATCGCCTGCGCGCAATACCGTCTCGCCGGCATCTTCGACAAGCGTCAGCTCGCCTTCGAGCACATAGACGAATTCGTCTTCATGCGAATGCCAGTGACGCTGGCTCGACCAATTGCCTGGCGGCAGGTGCATGAGATTGATCCCGAAATCCGTGAGCCCGCCAGCATTGCCCAGCCGCTGCCGTATGCGCTCCGCACAGGGCACATCGAATGGCGCGGGATAACCCGAACCCTTGCGTTTCGATACGGCAGCGATGTCGATCTTAGGCATGGCAATCTCCCCTGCGATCAACGATCGAGCTTACACGCTTGTCGCGACACAGTGAAAAACCACTTTGATCAAATTTGGTCGTGCCGCGTGATTGGGCTTTGACTTTACGCCGCTACCCTGCGTCCAATCTCCACGAAAGCCTCGCGAATGCTATCGGCGACCGCTTGCATCGGACCGGTCATCTTTGCTGCCGTCAGCAGACGGATTTCGAAAGAGGTGAGCTCCGGCAGACCTTCGTTCGGCCCGAGAATGGTCATGTCATCGGTGACGTAGGAGCGCGGAAATGGCGCGACCGCCAGATCCGAGACGATTGCCGCACGCTGGGCCATCGTGTGTGCGCTGAGATAGGAGACACGGTAAGGCCGCTTCTGCCGCTCGAGCTGCGCCAAGGCCTCCGACCGCCAGATACAGCCCTCTTCCCAGATCGAGATCGGTAGGGGATCGCGCCGATAAGCCGTGCCACACTTAGCTCCAGCCCAGACCAAGCGCTCCGTATAGATCACCTCGCCGTCGGTCGGGAACGGCCGTGTCGCGCAGTTGATCAGCGCCAGATCCAGACGCTGCTCCTCGATGCGCTTCTTCAGCTGGAGGCTCATATCCACGACGACATCGACCATGATGCCGGGATAGCTCTCCGAAAAACTCTTAAGAATGCTCGGCAGCAAGCGCTCGCCGATATCATCCGGCGCACCAAGGCGCACGACGCCGCTAAGCTCGGGCATGATGAAGCGCGATACGGCTTCATTGGAGAGCGCCAGGATATTGCGGGCATAGGAGAGCAGCATTTCGCCATGCTGCGTCAGGCTGACCGAGCGCGCATCGCGCAGGAACAACGTCACGCCCAGCTGCTCTTCCATCTTCTTGATCTGCATCGAGACGGCCGACGGCGTGCGAAAGACCGCATCGGCGGCGGTGGAGAAATTACCAGTTTCGGCGATGGCGACAAAGGTGCGCAGAACTTCATTGTCGAGCAACGGTATGGGCCGGCGAAACGGTACGGTCATATCGGCATCCTTCAATTTTTCTGATCCTTAGCACCATATCATTTCGTTTGTCTGAATGTCAACGAGGGGCCATATTTGTCTGAATGAAACGAATAAGGCAGCCGAAAAGGAGCGATGACCATGGCTGACACGATACTTTACGAGGCATCTCGCC
Encoded proteins:
- a CDS encoding corrinoid protein, which codes for MSDDEIILSELSDEELVQQMHDDLYDGLKEEIEEATKILLERGWTPYDVLTQALVEGMRIVGIDFRDGILFVPEVLLSANAMKAGMFILRPLLIATGAPKLGKMVIGTVKGDIHDIGKNLVGMMMEGAGFDVIDLGINNPVENYLDAIEREQPDILGMSALLTTTMPYMKVVIDTLKEKGMRDDYVVLVGGAPLNEEFGKAVGADAYCRDAAVAVETAKDFMKRKHNSLAAGA
- a CDS encoding glycosyltransferase family 2 protein, with protein sequence MTEIASEAKALIFMTARDCEMYVRQSLASLSRQTLDDLHVLFIDDRSDDDTGVIAAALLNDLFPNRHTFIRNETRLGKSRNVWEHLRPRTKMAEFIAMLDGDDQLIIPTILERMSESYAGGQDVVWTNFVTDGGGVGGNGALDPNLSPRRQGWKTSHLFSFRASLLDNVPEGYLRDDAGQWFMAACDIALALPILDQTRRYEFIPVNAHRYTATNPYSHHNLDPQSRGLNSTTQQRSAQEVFNKPPLPLTRPAKTAATPVVANVAAEHRAPATRVATDASQAWQETAGQILVAGYPTLLDAQSAAGRDMLTPMQIWALRRAALSRGDTPNILHIGAPRSALALASILSGLDAGLNCLCLSPEQVGDMDARFVASGLTEGISIIESEATSINFEEFSAAFPDTRQISEDIKFDLVVVDLWNTSYPAESALVALPALANNLSPRGFGFCLFAQDSATEAMAAKRWASVSSGLKFCLDAIGGSGLMVIGGR
- a CDS encoding phosphodiester glycosidase family protein gives rise to the protein MIRLLTVLAILACATTAFADEACRKVLHLGDSYTVCTFDPAIDGIQLYEYDHGGKPYGSFRALESDLHQNRLFVRFAMNGGMYQDDLSPVGLYVEAGKQLKAINTNKGWGNFHLLPNGVFYIQPGRAGVMESKAFLASGIKPFYATQSGPMLLIDGKLHPSFLANSTSFKMRNGVGVSADGKVVFAVSDGFVRFHDFATLFRDDLGCANALFLDGSISSLDIPEWQRRDGLFPLGPIIAVTQSLPG
- a CDS encoding DUF1638 domain-containing protein, with protein sequence MDIDRQKVEKKPPLKKRATSQKVHVIACGAIAREILAITRINSLDHIDLHCLPAIYHSYPQKIAPALEEAIAKTRARGFERIFIGYADCGTGGDIDKICEREGIERLSGPHCYSFFSGNEAFAAREDDITSFFLTDFLARQFEAFVIVPLGLDRHPKLRDIYFGNYRKVVYLSQEEDPALQEKAKAAAFYLGLDYEYRFTSYGDLARELLAV
- a CDS encoding trimethylamine methyltransferase family protein, encoding MDDIIEQPAAGGDGGGRRSRGEGRGAAARRASRSGGGPGLSLPYIVRKIGVYEVLDEEGLQLIERNADTILEEIGIEFRDDAEALALWKEAGADIKGQRVHFPKGLCRELLKTAPKEFTWHARNSDRNAHVGGKATIFAPVYGPPFVRDLEGNRRYATIEDFRNFVKLAYMAPSIHSSGGTVCEPVDVPVNKRHLDMIYSHIKYSDKPFMGSVTAPERAEDTIAMAKIVFGDDFVENNCVTLNLINANSPMVFDETMLGALKVYARHNQASVVSPFILSGAMSPVTVAGTLTQILAEVLAGASFTQLIRKGSPVLYGTFAASISMQSGAPTFGTPEPSLVSYGSAQLARRLGLPFRTGGSLCASKVPDAQAAHESANTLNMTLLAGTNFVLHAAGWLEGGLVSSYEKFMIDQDQLGMMQKMAEGVDLSENGQALDAIREVGPGSHYLGCAHTQANFQSAFYRSALADNNSFEQWEIEGEKRVEQRANALCRSWLDHYEAPPLDPAIDEALLAYIRERKDSMPDAFT
- a CDS encoding entericidin; this translates as MTSPTFTKIAAACAVLMLLASCANTIRGVGRDTASAVNATEDAGHTVKRAAQ